A window of the Verminephrobacter eiseniae EF01-2 genome harbors these coding sequences:
- a CDS encoding AbrB/MazE/SpoVT family DNA-binding domain-containing protein → MHMLKLTRIGNSVGVVLPKEVLARMKLGKGESVFLTETPDGYALTPYDPALEEQIKAGREFMHDFRDSFHQLAQ, encoded by the coding sequence GTGCATATGCTCAAACTCACCCGGATCGGAAACTCCGTCGGTGTCGTTCTGCCCAAGGAAGTCCTGGCACGCATGAAGCTGGGCAAGGGCGAGTCGGTTTTTCTGACGGAAACGCCCGATGGCTATGCGCTCACGCCATACGACCCGGCGTTGGAAGAACAAATCAAGGCCGGGCGCGAGTTCATGCATGATTTTCGTGACAGCTTCCATCAGTTGGCCCAATGA
- a CDS encoding aspartate/glutamate racemase family protein produces the protein MRQLLVINPNTSAHVSALLQQHVQAAAGLHVAVRTVTARFGAPYIACEASYAVAAHAALDAWAHDLAQSRPRPDAVLIGCFGDPGLMALRESSPVPVTGLAEASFVEAARHGRYAIVTGGQRWGPMLQRLAQALGQTQALAGIHTVTATGAQLAADPVAAHALLAPACRDAVRQLGVQAVILGGAGMAGMAAAVQSQLAMLGVSGVPVIDSVLAGAHWALHAHPAPAQRQTPGFDVAWTGLSQEMALLGA, from the coding sequence ATGCGCCAATTGCTCGTCATCAATCCCAACACCTCGGCCCATGTCAGCGCGCTACTGCAGCAGCATGTGCAGGCCGCCGCAGGGCTGCATGTGGCGGTGCGCACGGTCACCGCGCGGTTTGGCGCGCCCTACATCGCCTGCGAGGCCAGCTACGCCGTGGCGGCCCATGCGGCGCTCGACGCCTGGGCGCACGACCTGGCGCAATCCCGACCCCGGCCCGATGCCGTGCTCATAGGCTGCTTTGGCGACCCGGGCCTGATGGCGCTGCGCGAGAGCAGCCCCGTGCCCGTGACCGGGCTGGCCGAAGCCTCCTTCGTGGAGGCCGCGCGCCACGGCCGCTATGCCATCGTCACCGGCGGCCAGCGCTGGGGCCCGATGCTGCAACGCCTGGCGCAGGCCCTGGGCCAGACCCAGGCGCTGGCGGGCATCCATACCGTGACCGCCACCGGCGCGCAGTTGGCGGCCGACCCCGTGGCCGCGCACGCGCTGCTGGCCCCGGCCTGCCGCGACGCCGTGCGGCAGTTGGGGGTGCAGGCGGTGATTCTTGGCGGCGCCGGCATGGCCGGCATGGCCGCCGCCGTGCAATCGCAGTTGGCCATGCTGGGCGTATCGGGTGTGCCGGTGATCGACAGCGTGCTGGCGGGCGCGCACTGGGCGCTGCATGCCCACCCGGCGCCAGCACAGCGCCAGACGCCGGGCTTCGATGTGGCGTGGACCGGCTTGTCGCAGGAAATGGCGCTGCTGGGCGCCTGA
- a CDS encoding GntR family transcriptional regulator encodes MTSAKTTRPVRAPKPPPDAPPAADTAGLLSDNDMYERMVSAILEHRLPPGTKLVEDRLATAFGVSRTRVRPVLVRLANEQVVTLTPRRGASIAQPTPQEAREVFEARRLLEPRLVELFIANAAAADIAALRACIDDEEAACASGDMRRAIRLSGDFHLRIAQVAGQQTLGRILRELVSRTSLILMTYSPGQARERERATACGCREHRALVDAIRLRDARAAARLMLAHLARIAAQLEFTPPAAQAPDLVRLLGGSA; translated from the coding sequence ATGACGAGCGCAAAAACCACCCGGCCCGTGCGCGCCCCAAAGCCCCCGCCCGATGCGCCGCCCGCAGCAGACACAGCGGGCTTGCTCAGCGACAACGACATGTACGAGCGCATGGTGTCGGCCATTTTGGAGCACCGTCTGCCGCCCGGCACCAAGTTGGTCGAAGACCGGCTGGCCACGGCGTTCGGCGTTTCGCGCACCCGTGTGCGGCCGGTGCTGGTGCGGCTGGCCAATGAGCAGGTGGTCACGCTCACGCCCCGCCGGGGCGCGTCGATTGCCCAGCCCACGCCGCAGGAGGCACGGGAGGTGTTCGAGGCCCGCCGATTGCTGGAGCCGCGCCTGGTCGAGCTGTTCATTGCCAATGCCGCGGCGGCGGACATCGCCGCGCTGCGCGCCTGTATCGATGACGAAGAGGCCGCCTGCGCCAGCGGCGACATGCGCCGCGCGATCCGCCTGTCGGGCGACTTTCATCTGCGCATTGCGCAGGTGGCGGGCCAGCAGACGCTGGGGCGCATACTGCGCGAACTGGTGTCGCGCACTTCGCTGATCCTGATGACCTACAGTCCCGGCCAGGCGCGCGAGCGCGAACGAGCCACGGCCTGCGGGTGCCGCGAGCACCGGGCGCTGGTCGACGCGATCCGGCTGCGCGACGCGCGCGCGGCCGCGCGCCTGATGCTGGCGCATCTGGCGCGCATCGCGGCACAATTGGAATTCACCCCGCCGGCCGCCCAGGCCCCGGACCTGGTCCGCCTGCTGGGCGGCAGCGCCTGA
- a CDS encoding ABC transporter permease, whose translation MSARPSRPAGFWPLAMVFGLFVLFMYGPMLVIFMLSLQGPEGGLTFPMRGLSLHWFYQLAEGLGVVDIAAALWRSLALGAVVMLCTVLLSVLAGLAFRKRLAGGAVLLFIAVASLIMPSIIVSLGIGLEFRLIDSGIQSALQWLGMESARQNYGTALGLFSSALGAHLTWTLPFGLLIMFAVFNRFNPAYEEAARDLGATPWQGFAHVVLPLIAPSVVGIAMFGFTLSWDEIARTSQAIGEVNTLPLELQGLTSTVTTPAIYALGTLTTVVSLLVMGITLALVWLLERRRKARTRASR comes from the coding sequence ATGTCTGCGCGCCCATCGCGCCCCGCCGGTTTCTGGCCCCTGGCCATGGTCTTTGGCCTGTTCGTGCTGTTCATGTACGGGCCGATGCTGGTGATCTTCATGCTGAGCCTGCAAGGCCCCGAGGGCGGGCTGACTTTCCCGATGCGCGGCCTGTCGCTGCACTGGTTTTACCAACTGGCCGAAGGGCTGGGCGTGGTCGACATCGCGGCGGCGCTGTGGCGCTCGCTGGCCCTGGGTGCCGTGGTGATGCTGTGCACCGTGCTGCTGTCGGTGCTGGCCGGGCTGGCGTTTCGCAAGCGGCTGGCGGGCGGCGCTGTGCTGCTTTTCATCGCCGTGGCCAGCCTGATCATGCCGTCAATCATCGTGTCGCTGGGCATAGGGCTGGAGTTCCGGCTGATCGACAGCGGCATTCAGTCTGCGCTGCAATGGCTGGGCATGGAAAGCGCGCGGCAAAACTATGGCACGGCGCTCGGACTGTTCAGTTCGGCACTGGGCGCGCACCTGACCTGGACGCTGCCATTCGGCCTGCTGATCATGTTTGCCGTGTTCAACCGCTTCAACCCGGCCTACGAAGAAGCCGCGCGCGACCTGGGCGCGACACCCTGGCAGGGCTTCGCGCATGTGGTGCTGCCGCTGATCGCGCCTTCGGTGGTGGGCATCGCCATGTTCGGCTTCACGCTCAGTTGGGACGAGATCGCCCGCACCTCGCAGGCCATCGGCGAGGTGAACACGCTGCCGCTGGAGTTGCAGGGCCTGACCAGCACGGTGACCACGCCCGCGATCTACGCGCTGGGCACGCTGACCACGGTGGTGTCGCTGCTGGTGATGGGCATCACGCTGGCGCTGGTCTGGCTGCTCGAGCGCAGGCGCAAGGCACGCACCAGAGCATCCCGATGA
- a CDS encoding ABC transporter permease, whose translation MSTPHAPPLPPGAAPGRRIAPWWQAAPFALVFLLFFLLPLALIVMVSFWDFNEYELLPGFTGKNYRSIFAGCADASDLCVTLKTYGSTLKFCALVWLITLVTGFAVAYFLAFHVRSPGLQTLLFVLCTIPFWTSNVIRMISWVPLLGRNGLVNQALVGLGLVDAPVEWLLFSDFSVVLAFVHLYTMFMIVPIFNSMMRIDRSLIEAASDSGASGWQTLWNVIIPLSRTGVIIGSIFVITIVMGDFVTIGVMGGQQIASVGKIIQVQASYLQFPLAAANAVILLAVVLMIIYGLTRWVDIRKEL comes from the coding sequence ATGAGCACCCCCCACGCACCGCCCTTGCCCCCCGGCGCAGCCCCCGGGCGGCGCATCGCCCCCTGGTGGCAGGCGGCGCCGTTCGCGCTGGTGTTCCTGCTGTTCTTTCTGCTTCCGCTGGCGCTGATCGTGATGGTCAGTTTCTGGGACTTCAATGAATATGAACTACTGCCGGGCTTCACCGGCAAGAACTACCGGTCGATCTTCGCCGGCTGCGCGGATGCGTCCGACCTGTGCGTGACGCTCAAGACCTACGGCTCGACGCTCAAATTCTGCGCCCTGGTGTGGCTGATCACGCTGGTGACCGGTTTTGCCGTGGCCTATTTCCTGGCTTTTCATGTGCGCTCCCCGGGCCTGCAAACGCTGCTGTTCGTGCTGTGCACGATCCCGTTTTGGACCTCCAACGTGATCCGCATGATCTCGTGGGTGCCGCTGCTCGGGCGCAACGGTCTGGTGAACCAGGCGCTGGTCGGTCTGGGGCTGGTCGATGCGCCCGTCGAATGGCTGCTGTTTTCCGACTTTTCCGTGGTGCTGGCCTTCGTCCACCTGTACACCATGTTCATGATCGTGCCGATCTTCAACAGCATGATGCGCATAGACCGCAGCCTGATCGAGGCCGCCAGCGACAGCGGCGCCAGCGGCTGGCAAACCTTGTGGAACGTGATCATTCCGCTCTCGCGCACCGGCGTCATCATCGGCTCGATCTTCGTCATCACCATCGTCATGGGCGACTTCGTCACCATCGGCGTGATGGGCGGCCAGCAGATCGCGTCGGTCGGCAAGATCATCCAGGTGCAGGCCTCCTACCTGCAGTTCCCGCTGGCAGCGGCGAATGCGGTGATCCTGCTGGCCGTGGTGCTGATGATCATTTACGGCCTGACCCGCTGGGTCGATATCCGCAAGGAGTTATGA
- a CDS encoding ABC transporter substrate-binding protein gives MSDTHADTHADSPAVASEARGVPRRRLLAGMTGMVAAAALPAVHAQEKIVLRYLGTAVNQDKAIAQRFQADTGIAIQYVAVTTDDVSKRAVTAPNSFDLIDTEFFSLKKIVPTGNLRGIDSRRIKNADKITTLFTTGMVAGKAVGEQGTAPKKVIYLEGEKSRKFAAAPTQYMSLIPTVYNADTLGIRPDLIGRPIDSWAELLNPEFKGRTALLNIPSIGIMDAAMVVEAMGIYKYPDKGNMTQKEIDLTIKTLIEAKKQGQFRALWKDFNESVNLMTSGEVVIQSMWSPAVTAVRTKGIACNFQPLKEGYRAWAAGFGLPATLSGKKLDGAYEFINWFLDGWAGAYLNRQGYYSAVLESARSRMQAYEWDYWMLGKPAAQDIKNPHGELLAKAGSVRDGGSYEARMGAIACWNALMDENNYMVQKWNEFVAA, from the coding sequence ATGTCCGACACCCATGCCGACACCCATGCCGATTCCCCCGCCGTCGCTTCCGAGGCCCGCGGTGTGCCGCGCCGCCGGCTGCTCGCGGGCATGACGGGCATGGTGGCCGCTGCGGCGTTGCCGGCCGTCCATGCGCAGGAAAAAATCGTGCTGCGCTATCTGGGCACGGCGGTGAACCAGGACAAGGCGATTGCCCAGAGGTTCCAGGCCGACACCGGCATAGCCATCCAGTACGTGGCCGTGACCACCGACGATGTGAGCAAGCGCGCCGTCACCGCGCCCAACAGCTTCGACCTGATCGACACCGAGTTCTTCTCGCTCAAGAAGATCGTTCCGACCGGCAATCTCAGGGGCATCGACAGCCGGCGCATCAAAAACGCCGACAAGATCACCACGCTGTTTACCACCGGCATGGTGGCGGGCAAGGCCGTCGGCGAGCAGGGCACGGCCCCCAAGAAGGTGATCTACCTGGAAGGCGAGAAGTCCAGGAAATTCGCCGCCGCGCCCACGCAGTACATGTCGCTGATCCCCACCGTGTACAACGCCGACACGCTGGGCATCCGGCCCGACCTGATCGGGCGCCCGATCGACTCCTGGGCCGAACTGCTCAACCCCGAGTTCAAGGGCCGGACGGCGCTGCTGAACATCCCCTCGATCGGCATCATGGACGCGGCCATGGTGGTCGAGGCCATGGGCATCTACAAGTACCCCGACAAGGGCAACATGACCCAAAAGGAGATCGATCTGACGATCAAGACCCTGATCGAGGCCAAGAAGCAGGGCCAGTTTCGCGCGCTGTGGAAGGACTTCAACGAGTCGGTGAACCTGATGACTTCGGGCGAGGTGGTGATCCAGTCGATGTGGAGCCCGGCCGTGACCGCCGTGCGCACCAAGGGCATCGCCTGCAACTTCCAACCCCTCAAAGAGGGCTACCGGGCCTGGGCCGCAGGCTTTGGTCTGCCGGCCACGCTGTCGGGCAAGAAGCTCGATGGCGCCTATGAGTTCATCAACTGGTTCCTGGACGGCTGGGCCGGCGCCTACCTGAACCGCCAGGGCTACTACAGCGCGGTGCTGGAAAGCGCCCGGTCCCGGATGCAAGCCTACGAATGGGACTATTGGATGCTGGGCAAGCCCGCCGCGCAGGACATCAAAAACCCCCATGGCGAACTGCTGGCCAAGGCCGGCTCGGTGCGCGACGGCGGCAGCTACGAGGCGCGCATGGGTGCCATTGCCTGCTGGAACGCACTGATGGACGAGAACAACTACATGGTGCAAAAGTGGAATGAGTTTGTCGCGGCATGA
- a CDS encoding ABC transporter ATP-binding protein: protein MPAQTTAPAAIELSALTKRYAPGKPAVDAIDLRIASGSYCCLLGPSGCGKSTTLRMIAGHESVSSGSILLDERDITDLPAAARGTAMMFQSFALFPHLSALDNVAFSLKMQGLGRAERQARARDLLGRVAMGHLAERKPAQLSGGQQQRVALARALITRPRVLLLDEPLSALDPFLRSQMRAELRRWQQELGLTFIHVTHSQQEAMALADTMVVMNHGVIEQAGTPHEVYNRPANEFVARFMGGHNVIDTPAGLVGVRADHLQLAPAEADLPRDAQRMQAVVTDVEYQGSHVLLGLQQQGLALSANDTAAYSVMLSEAAFAARPYPVGQAVQLHWSAGQAHPLRPPARAATALHDA, encoded by the coding sequence ATGCCAGCCCAGACCACCGCCCCTGCAGCCATTGAACTGAGCGCGCTGACCAAACGCTATGCCCCGGGCAAGCCGGCGGTCGATGCCATCGACCTGCGCATTGCCAGCGGCAGCTACTGCTGTCTGCTGGGCCCTTCGGGCTGCGGCAAGAGCACCACGCTGCGCATGATTGCCGGGCATGAGTCGGTGAGCAGCGGGAGCATCCTGCTCGATGAGCGCGACATCACCGACCTGCCCGCCGCTGCGCGCGGCACGGCCATGATGTTTCAGAGCTTTGCGCTGTTCCCGCACCTGTCGGCGCTGGACAATGTGGCTTTCAGCCTGAAGATGCAGGGCCTGGGCCGGGCCGAGCGCCAAGCCCGGGCGCGCGATCTGCTCGGGCGCGTGGCCATGGGGCATCTGGCCGAGCGCAAGCCGGCACAGTTGTCGGGCGGACAGCAGCAGCGCGTGGCCCTGGCCCGCGCGCTGATCACCCGCCCGCGCGTGCTGTTGCTCGACGAGCCGCTGTCGGCGCTCGACCCGTTTCTGCGCAGCCAGATGCGGGCCGAACTGCGCCGCTGGCAACAGGAGCTGGGCCTGACCTTCATCCATGTGACGCACTCGCAGCAAGAGGCCATGGCCCTGGCCGACACCATGGTGGTGATGAACCACGGCGTGATCGAGCAGGCAGGCACGCCGCACGAGGTCTACAACCGGCCGGCCAACGAGTTCGTGGCGCGCTTCATGGGCGGGCACAACGTGATCGACACGCCCGCAGGCTTGGTGGGCGTGCGCGCCGACCACCTGCAATTGGCGCCCGCCGAGGCCGATCTGCCCCGGGATGCGCAGCGCATGCAGGCCGTGGTGACCGATGTCGAGTACCAGGGCAGCCATGTGCTGCTGGGCCTGCAACAGCAGGGCCTGGCCCTGTCGGCCAACGACACGGCGGCGTACTCGGTGATGCTGTCCGAGGCGGCGTTTGCCGCGCGCCCTTACCCGGTGGGGCAGGCGGTGCAACTGCACTGGAGCGCCGGGCAGGCCCATCCGCTGCGTCCGCCGGCCCGGGCGGCGACTGCATTGCATGACGCCTGA
- a CDS encoding branched-chain amino acid transaminase: MSPVVPSMADRDGKIWMDGQMVDWRDAKVHVLTHTLHYGCGAFEGLRAYKTADGTTAIFRLHEHTERLFNSTKILRMQLPFSRDEVNQAQRAVVRENRLDACYLRPLAWIGSQKLGVSPKGNQIHLMVAAWAWGAYLGEEGMRRGIRVKTSSYTRHHVNITMTQAKAVSNYTNSILANMEAVDDGYDEALLLDSTGFVSEGAGENVFVVKDGVIYTPDLSAGALNGITRNTVFHIAKDLGLEIVPKRITRDEIYIADEAFFTGTAAEVTPIRELDRIEIGSGSRGPVTEKIQGAFFDIVNGRNAHYAHWLTKV; the protein is encoded by the coding sequence ATGAGCCCCGTAGTTCCCTCGATGGCCGATCGTGACGGCAAGATCTGGATGGACGGCCAGATGGTCGATTGGCGCGATGCCAAGGTCCATGTGCTGACCCACACCCTGCATTACGGCTGCGGCGCCTTCGAGGGCCTGCGCGCCTACAAGACGGCCGACGGCACGACCGCCATCTTCCGCCTGCATGAGCACACCGAGCGGCTGTTCAACAGCACAAAAATCCTGCGCATGCAACTGCCGTTCAGCCGCGATGAGGTGAACCAGGCGCAACGGGCGGTGGTGCGGGAGAACCGGCTCGACGCCTGTTACCTGCGGCCATTGGCTTGGATCGGCTCGCAAAAACTGGGGGTCTCGCCCAAGGGCAACCAGATCCATTTGATGGTGGCGGCCTGGGCCTGGGGCGCCTACCTGGGCGAGGAGGGCATGCGGCGCGGCATCCGCGTCAAGACCAGCAGCTACACGCGCCACCATGTGAACATCACGATGACGCAGGCCAAGGCGGTGAGCAATTACACCAACTCCATCCTGGCCAACATGGAGGCCGTCGATGATGGTTACGACGAGGCGCTGCTGCTCGACAGCACGGGCTTTGTCAGCGAAGGCGCCGGCGAGAATGTGTTCGTGGTCAAGGACGGCGTGATCTACACCCCCGATCTGTCGGCCGGCGCGCTCAATGGCATCACCCGCAACACGGTGTTCCATATCGCCAAGGATCTGGGGCTGGAGATCGTCCCAAAGCGCATCACGCGCGACGAGATCTACATCGCTGACGAGGCTTTCTTCACCGGCACGGCGGCCGAGGTGACGCCGATCCGCGAGCTCGATCGGATAGAGATCGGCAGCGGCAGCCGGGGCCCTGTCACCGAAAAGATCCAGGGCGCTTTCTTTGACATCGTCAACGGCCGCAATGCCCATTACGCCCATTGGCTCACCAAGGTCTGA
- a CDS encoding zinc-finger domain-containing protein encodes MPQAIVELPARELNAQGGVFCPNPRADMPLWNNHPKVYLDVARTGQAKCPYCGTVYRLQAGAPAPAGH; translated from the coding sequence ATGCCGCAAGCCATCGTTGAACTGCCGGCCCGGGAACTGAACGCGCAGGGCGGCGTTTTTTGCCCCAACCCCCGGGCCGACATGCCGTTGTGGAACAACCACCCCAAGGTGTATCTGGATGTCGCCCGCACGGGCCAGGCCAAGTGCCCTTATTGCGGGACGGTGTACCGCTTGCAGGCCGGCGCGCCTGCGCCTGCCGGGCACTGA
- a CDS encoding glycosyltransferase family 2 protein, translating to MSEAGAAPPPTLTVAVLTHNEAHRIEACLRSAAFADQLLVVDSGSEDDTVAMARALGAEVHSAPDWQGFAVQRNRLLAHARGDYVFFLDADEVMTPDFARELQAIVRSGAQAVWSIRWRIVAFGHELRRFRAQSYIERLFVRALLEEYTGVVHEQARLYPLPGGAAVPRRRIEARLLHYSRTTVRGSLEKLTQYAMLGAAKRAGQGRRGGVLRGLASGLWMFLRLYLVRLGFLCGGAGFLYCLFVALEAFFRHAALYYDRDSLTGRVIRR from the coding sequence ATGTCCGAGGCCGGCGCAGCGCCGCCGCCCACGTTGACGGTGGCGGTGCTGACCCACAACGAGGCGCACCGCATCGAAGCCTGTCTGCGCAGCGCCGCTTTTGCCGACCAGTTGCTGGTGGTCGACAGCGGCAGCGAGGACGACACCGTGGCCATGGCCCGCGCGCTGGGCGCCGAGGTTCATAGCGCGCCGGACTGGCAGGGCTTTGCCGTGCAGCGCAACCGGCTGCTGGCGCATGCGCGCGGCGACTATGTGTTCTTTCTCGATGCCGATGAGGTGATGACGCCGGATTTTGCGCGCGAGTTGCAGGCCATCGTGCGCTCGGGCGCGCAGGCGGTCTGGAGCATACGCTGGCGCATCGTGGCCTTTGGGCATGAGCTCAGGCGCTTTCGCGCGCAATCGTATATCGAGCGCCTGTTCGTGCGCGCCCTGCTCGAGGAATACACCGGCGTGGTGCACGAGCAGGCCCGTCTGTACCCGCTGCCCGGCGGCGCTGCCGTGCCGCGCCGGCGCATCGAGGCGCGGCTGCTGCATTACTCGCGCACCACGGTGCGGGGCAGCCTGGAAAAGCTCACCCAGTATGCGATGCTCGGGGCGGCCAAGCGCGCCGGGCAGGGCCGGCGGGGCGGCGTGCTGCGCGGCCTGGCCTCGGGGCTGTGGATGTTCTTGCGCCTGTATCTGGTGCGCCTGGGTTTTCTGTGTGGCGGGGCGGGCTTTCTGTACTGCCTGTTCGTGGCGCTGGAGGCTTTTTTTCGCCATGCAGCGCTGTACTACGACCGCGACAGTCTGACGGGGCGGGTGATCCGCCGATGA
- a CDS encoding O-antigen ligase family protein, which translates to MTAQRWFERCANCGAFMLAGLALWLPSGYSYGAALLLLTAVVSAPWWCRSPAPRAAWWLALVFACMAVLWMLDMDATGDWGSMDRPLKYLLALPCIFCLMRFAPHASCLWTGIALGAAGGGLIGLYQTQWQGLSRANGFTNAIQYGDLSLLLALMSGLLLLVQYRRWQPWQRWLLALAVLLGGVGSALSQSRGGWLALVLVLPVSAWLLARTIGPRRVCWGLCALLLGVVVLAQMPVVGQRFDQARQEVQTYREMGDDSSSVGQRLAHWRLAWEMGRERPLTGWGRTGYMQEKVRRVAAGLVRPSVLTFGHVHNEVLDLFVKRGIFGVLLLLLFYGTALALFWPTAARIRDAAGKIDKEALSLCLVGVSMPLSYIGFGFTQVFLAHNSGNMFYLFMCPLVLAALQRRRSGGPGPS; encoded by the coding sequence ATGACTGCGCAGCGCTGGTTCGAACGCTGCGCGAACTGCGGCGCTTTCATGCTTGCGGGGCTGGCGCTGTGGCTGCCCTCGGGGTATTCCTACGGCGCGGCCCTGCTGCTGCTCACGGCCGTGGTCAGCGCCCCGTGGTGGTGCCGCAGTCCTGCGCCGCGTGCCGCATGGTGGCTGGCGCTGGTGTTTGCCTGCATGGCGGTGCTGTGGATGCTCGACATGGACGCCACCGGGGACTGGGGCAGCATGGATCGGCCGCTCAAGTATCTGCTGGCATTGCCGTGCATCTTCTGTCTGATGCGCTTTGCGCCGCATGCCTCCTGCCTGTGGACCGGGATTGCGCTGGGGGCCGCCGGCGGCGGGCTGATAGGGTTGTACCAGACGCAGTGGCAGGGCTTGTCGCGTGCCAATGGCTTTACCAACGCGATTCAGTACGGCGACCTGAGCCTGCTGCTGGCGCTGATGAGCGGGCTGCTGCTGCTGGTGCAATACCGGCGCTGGCAGCCGTGGCAGCGCTGGCTGCTGGCGCTCGCCGTGCTGCTGGGCGGGGTCGGCTCCGCGCTCTCCCAGTCCCGTGGGGGGTGGCTGGCGCTGGTGCTGGTGCTGCCGGTGTCGGCCTGGCTGCTGGCGCGCACGATAGGGCCGCGGCGCGTGTGCTGGGGCCTGTGCGCATTGCTGCTGGGGGTCGTCGTATTGGCGCAGATGCCAGTGGTCGGGCAGCGTTTCGACCAGGCGCGCCAGGAGGTGCAGACTTACCGCGAAATGGGCGATGACAGCAGTTCGGTCGGGCAGCGGCTGGCCCATTGGCGCCTGGCCTGGGAAATGGGGCGCGAGCGCCCGTTGACCGGCTGGGGCCGAACCGGCTACATGCAAGAAAAAGTGCGCCGCGTGGCGGCCGGGCTGGTCCGCCCCAGCGTGCTGACGTTCGGCCATGTGCACAATGAGGTGCTGGACCTGTTCGTCAAGCGCGGTATCTTCGGCGTGCTGCTGCTGCTGCTGTTTTATGGCACTGCGCTGGCGCTGTTTTGGCCCACGGCGGCGCGCATCCGCGATGCAGCGGGAAAGATCGACAAGGAGGCGCTGTCGCTGTGTCTGGTGGGGGTTTCGATGCCGCTGTCATACATCGGCTTTGGTTTTACGCAGGTTTTTCTGGCCCACAACAGCGGCAACATGTTCTACCTGTTCATGTGCCCGCTGGTGCTGGCCGCGTTGCAGCGGCGGCGCAGCGGCGGCCCAGGCCCCTCTTGA
- a CDS encoding glycosyltransferase: protein MHILLANNSPIPVYGYGGTERVIWDLGKALVQQGHRVSYLVPQGSHCDFAQLRLLQPDVPWEEQIPASVDITHFQFNPRTDVDRPYLVTEHGNARKPRPLPRNTVFLSRDHAARHGSTEFVYNGLDWDSYGPVDFGRPRPQYHFLGKAAWGVKNLRGAIRVAHLAGVELEVLGGKRLNFHRGLRWTLSRRVHFHGMVGGPRKMDLLNASRGLIFPVRWHEPFGLAVIESLYFGCPVFATPYGALPELVPAHCGVLSTQAAVLAEAVRNNRFDRRACQAHVLEQFGAQRMARDYLRMYERVLAGETINARPPIIEDPSRALPWSNLGAARSGWLSAGAIELGLWRFFH, encoded by the coding sequence ATGCACATCCTGCTGGCCAACAACTCGCCCATCCCCGTTTATGGCTATGGCGGCACCGAGCGCGTGATCTGGGACCTGGGCAAGGCGCTGGTGCAGCAAGGCCACCGCGTGAGCTATCTGGTGCCCCAAGGGTCGCACTGCGACTTTGCGCAGTTGCGGCTGCTCCAGCCCGATGTGCCGTGGGAGGAGCAGATTCCGGCCTCGGTAGACATCACGCATTTCCAGTTCAACCCGCGCACCGATGTCGACCGCCCCTATCTGGTGACCGAGCATGGCAACGCGCGCAAGCCCCGGCCGCTGCCGCGCAACACGGTGTTCCTCTCGCGCGACCATGCGGCGCGCCATGGCTCGACCGAGTTCGTGTACAACGGGCTCGACTGGGACAGCTACGGCCCGGTGGACTTTGGCCGCCCGCGCCCGCAGTACCACTTTCTGGGCAAGGCCGCCTGGGGGGTGAAGAACCTGCGCGGGGCCATCCGCGTGGCCCATCTGGCCGGTGTCGAGTTGGAGGTTCTGGGCGGCAAGCGCCTGAACTTTCACCGGGGTCTGCGCTGGACGCTGTCGCGCCGGGTCCACTTTCACGGCATGGTCGGCGGCCCGCGCAAGATGGACTTGCTCAACGCCTCGCGCGGGCTGATCTTTCCGGTGCGCTGGCACGAGCCTTTCGGGCTGGCCGTGATCGAAAGCCTGTACTTCGGCTGCCCGGTGTTTGCCACGCCCTATGGCGCGTTGCCCGAACTGGTGCCAGCGCATTGCGGCGTGCTGTCGACCCAGGCCGCCGTGCTGGCCGAGGCGGTGCGCAACAACCGCTTCGACCGGCGCGCCTGCCAGGCGCATGTGCTGGAGCAGTTCGGCGCGCAACGCATGGCGCGCGACTATCTGCGCATGTACGAGCGCGTGCTGGCCGGCGAGACCATCAACGCCCGGCCCCCCATCATCGAGGACCCGTCGCGCGCGCTGCCCTGGAGCAACCTCGGCGCAGCGCGCTCCGGGTGGTTGTCTGCGGGGGCGATCGAGCTCGGGCTCTGGCGCTTTTTCCATTAG